In Rahnella sikkimica, the following are encoded in one genomic region:
- the sltY gene encoding murein transglycosylase — MDKWHALAMSVMLVTASGVAKADSLESQRQHYMQIKQAWDNNQMDVVGQLMPTLEDYPLYPYLEYRQLTQDLGEATPAQVNAFVKANPTLPPARSLPARYVNELARRQDWNSLLSFSPQPPKPVAARCNYYYAKWTTGDQKTAFDGAKDIWLTGTSLPGTCDKLFSVWQGAGNQTALTTLQRIGLAMKAGNTSLVSFLAKQLPPDYQTMRDALVDLQNNPNTIESFARNVGPTDFTRNATSITFARIARDDSENARSMIPVLARLQKMSDSDRLELEEAVAWRYMGSDATPEQAAWRDNVILRSHSTTLVERRIRMALAAGDRQGLSQWLDRLPSDALQQDEWQYWRASVMIDKGQRSQGEAMLRTLMKGRGFYPMAAAQKLNVAYPMQISVATKPDSSIASLPEVARVRELMYWQMDNLARTEWSYLVSSRTEAQQSALARYAFEQKWPDLSVQATITGKLWDYLEERFPLAWPDEFRRATNDKGITQSYAMAIARQESAWNPKARSPVGAAGLMQVMPATAQHTVEMFGLQGYSNPAQLLDPQMNITIGTSYLEYVYQMFGRNRILSSAAYNAGPSRVNTWLGTSAGRVDSVAFIESIPFSETRRYVKNVLAYDAFYRYFLHQPAKILTDAEWQRRY; from the coding sequence GTGGACAAATGGCACGCTCTGGCAATGAGCGTAATGCTGGTAACAGCATCGGGTGTGGCGAAAGCGGATTCGCTTGAGTCGCAACGTCAGCACTATATGCAGATTAAGCAGGCGTGGGATAACAATCAGATGGATGTCGTTGGCCAGCTGATGCCGACGCTCGAAGATTATCCTCTTTATCCTTATCTCGAATACCGCCAGCTGACGCAGGATCTGGGTGAGGCGACGCCGGCTCAGGTCAATGCTTTTGTAAAAGCGAACCCGACGTTACCGCCAGCACGTTCCCTGCCTGCACGCTATGTGAATGAACTGGCGCGTCGTCAGGACTGGAACAGTTTGCTGTCTTTCAGCCCGCAGCCACCGAAGCCGGTCGCTGCCCGCTGTAACTATTACTATGCCAAATGGACCACCGGCGACCAGAAAACCGCGTTCGATGGCGCGAAAGATATCTGGTTAACCGGCACGTCACTGCCGGGCACCTGCGATAAATTATTCTCCGTCTGGCAGGGCGCCGGAAATCAGACCGCGCTGACCACGCTGCAACGTATTGGTCTGGCAATGAAAGCCGGGAACACCAGTCTGGTCAGTTTTCTGGCGAAGCAGTTGCCCCCGGATTATCAGACCATGCGCGACGCGCTGGTTGATCTGCAAAACAACCCGAATACGATTGAAAGCTTTGCGCGCAACGTCGGGCCGACGGATTTCACCCGTAACGCCACCAGCATTACGTTCGCCCGCATTGCCCGTGATGATTCGGAAAACGCACGTTCGATGATCCCGGTTCTGGCCCGTTTGCAGAAGATGAGTGACAGCGATCGCCTTGAGCTGGAAGAAGCCGTGGCCTGGCGTTATATGGGCAGCGATGCCACGCCGGAGCAGGCCGCATGGCGCGATAACGTGATTCTGCGCAGCCATTCCACCACGCTGGTTGAACGCCGGATCCGTATGGCACTGGCAGCCGGTGACCGTCAGGGGCTGAGTCAGTGGCTGGATCGTTTGCCGTCCGACGCTTTGCAGCAGGACGAATGGCAATACTGGCGTGCGTCAGTGATGATCGACAAAGGGCAGCGTTCGCAGGGCGAAGCGATGTTGCGCACCTTAATGAAGGGGCGCGGTTTCTATCCGATGGCGGCGGCGCAGAAGCTGAATGTCGCGTATCCGATGCAGATTTCTGTGGCGACGAAACCGGATTCCAGCATAGCGTCATTGCCTGAAGTGGCCCGCGTTCGCGAGCTGATGTACTGGCAGATGGATAATCTGGCGCGCACTGAGTGGAGCTATCTGGTGAGCAGCCGCACCGAGGCACAGCAGTCTGCGCTGGCGCGTTATGCCTTCGAGCAGAAATGGCCGGACCTGAGCGTGCAGGCCACGATTACCGGCAAGTTGTGGGATTATCTCGAAGAACGTTTCCCGCTGGCGTGGCCGGATGAATTCCGCCGCGCGACCAACGATAAAGGCATCACCCAAAGCTACGCGATGGCGATTGCCCGTCAGGAAAGTGCATGGAACCCGAAAGCACGTTCTCCGGTGGGCGCGGCTGGCCTGATGCAGGTTATGCCTGCGACGGCGCAGCATACGGTGGAGATGTTCGGTTTGCAGGGTTACAGCAATCCGGCGCAGTTGCTGGATCCGCAGATGAATATCACCATCGGCACCAGCTATCTTGAATACGTTTATCAGATGTTTGGTCGCAACCGTATTTTATCCAGCGCGGCTTATAACGCCGGTCCGTCGCGGGTGAATACCTGGCTGGGAACCAGTGCGGGCAGGGTGGACTCTGTCGCATTTATCGAAAGTATCCCTTTCTCTGAAACGCGCCGATATGTTAAAAATGTGTTGGCTTATGATGCGTTTTATCGCTATTTTTTACACCAACCGGCCAAAATTTTGACGGATGCCGAATGGCAGAGGCGTTACTGA
- a CDS encoding cation-transporting P-type ATPase, with product MTHSPSSVKTNASPSSSTAAENKNWYQISGNDAMARLETREAGLSQQVAAERLKEFGPNALPEKQTKSALMRFLAHFNDVLIYILLAAAVVTGAMGHWVDTLVILGVAVINAMIGFLQENSAEKSLKSIQNMLSSQAVVFRDGQIQTINADQLVPGDIVELRPGDKIPADLRIISAHNLQVEEAILTGESTVVTKTARTIDDEVMIGDRHNLLFSGTMISGGTATGVVYATGKDTELGHINQMMSSIEPQRTPLLQQIDKLGKGIFALILLMMAFLFVFAFILRDMPLGELLLSLISLAVASVPEGLPAIISIILSLGVQSMARNHAIIRKLPTVETLGSMTVICSDKTGTLTMNEMTVKAVILADRAYTVEGESYQPRGRITDATTQQQIDVINTPVLNTFITAVDICNDSQLIQDDKGHWGITGGPTSGALKVLAAKCTLNTGKVEALDKIPFDSKHKYMSTLQRINGKTQLFVTGAPDVLFSLAKFELTENGVQPFRHEYWEEEMARYARQGLRMVAAAFKDEPEIDGDLSHDDLQHDLVFAGIAGMMDPPRPEAIDAIAQCQQAGIRVKMITGDHQETAMAIGKMLGIGNSGDSITGNQLEHMDDAELAVAASQYDIFARTSPEHKLRLVKALQENGEVVGMTGDGVNDAPALKQADVGIAMGIKGTEVTKEAADMVLTDDNFATIASAVKEGRRVYDNLKKTILFILPTNLAQGLLIILAILAGAVIPLTPVQILWMNMATSTTLSFGLAFEPAEKGMMRRRPREPGQHVLDLHAVWRIAFVGILIACSAFILEAWMQPLGYSSDLIRTVLLQTLVTAQWVYMFNCRVMDRFPLSREVFVNKGLWIVSGVLLVLQLALIYLPFMNHLFGTVPLPLKFWGITLLVGAMIFVIVEIEKWLVNRFIRKKI from the coding sequence ATGACTCATTCCCCATCATCTGTAAAAACCAATGCCAGCCCTTCTTCTTCAACGGCGGCAGAAAACAAAAACTGGTATCAGATTAGTGGTAACGACGCTATGGCTCGCCTGGAAACCCGCGAAGCCGGTCTGAGCCAGCAGGTTGCCGCTGAGCGCCTGAAAGAATTTGGCCCGAATGCCTTACCGGAAAAACAAACCAAAAGCGCCCTGATGCGCTTCCTCGCGCATTTCAATGACGTCCTGATTTACATCCTGCTGGCGGCGGCGGTCGTGACCGGCGCGATGGGCCACTGGGTGGATACGCTGGTGATCCTCGGCGTTGCCGTCATTAACGCCATGATCGGTTTTCTGCAAGAAAACAGCGCCGAAAAATCACTGAAAAGCATTCAGAATATGCTGTCCAGTCAGGCGGTTGTGTTCCGCGACGGACAAATTCAGACCATCAATGCCGACCAGCTGGTGCCCGGCGATATCGTTGAGCTGCGTCCGGGCGATAAAATCCCGGCAGACCTGCGTATCATCAGCGCACATAACCTGCAGGTTGAAGAAGCCATCCTGACCGGCGAATCCACCGTCGTCACCAAAACAGCCCGCACTATCGACGATGAAGTCATGATTGGCGACCGTCACAACCTGCTGTTCTCGGGCACGATGATCAGCGGCGGTACCGCCACCGGTGTGGTGTATGCCACCGGTAAAGACACCGAACTCGGCCATATCAACCAGATGATGTCGTCGATTGAACCGCAGCGCACGCCGCTGTTGCAGCAAATCGACAAACTCGGTAAAGGCATTTTCGCCCTGATCTTACTGATGATGGCGTTCCTGTTTGTCTTCGCCTTTATCCTGCGCGACATGCCGCTCGGCGAGCTGTTGCTGTCGCTGATAAGCCTCGCCGTGGCCTCCGTGCCGGAAGGTTTGCCGGCCATCATCTCGATTATTTTGTCCCTCGGCGTTCAGTCGATGGCGCGAAATCACGCAATTATCCGTAAGCTGCCGACCGTTGAAACACTGGGTTCAATGACCGTCATTTGCTCGGATAAAACCGGCACGCTGACCATGAATGAAATGACCGTTAAAGCCGTCATTCTGGCAGACCGCGCCTATACCGTGGAAGGCGAAAGCTACCAGCCGAGAGGCCGGATTACAGACGCCACGACGCAGCAACAAATTGATGTCATCAATACGCCGGTGCTCAACACCTTCATCACGGCGGTCGATATATGTAACGACAGCCAGCTAATTCAGGACGACAAAGGTCACTGGGGCATTACCGGCGGGCCGACTTCCGGCGCACTGAAAGTCCTGGCAGCAAAATGCACGCTAAACACCGGCAAAGTCGAAGCGCTGGATAAAATTCCGTTCGATTCAAAACACAAATACATGTCTACGTTGCAGCGTATTAACGGCAAAACGCAGCTCTTTGTGACCGGTGCGCCTGACGTCCTGTTCTCGCTGGCTAAGTTCGAACTGACCGAAAACGGCGTGCAGCCTTTCCGCCATGAATACTGGGAAGAAGAGATGGCGCGCTACGCCCGTCAGGGTCTGCGCATGGTTGCCGCCGCGTTCAAAGATGAGCCGGAAATCGACGGTGATCTGAGCCATGACGATTTGCAGCATGATCTGGTCTTTGCCGGTATCGCCGGAATGATGGATCCGCCGCGCCCTGAAGCTATTGATGCAATTGCGCAATGCCAGCAGGCCGGGATCCGCGTGAAAATGATCACCGGGGACCATCAGGAAACCGCGATGGCTATCGGTAAAATGTTAGGCATCGGCAACAGCGGTGATTCCATCACCGGTAACCAGCTTGAGCACATGGACGACGCTGAGCTGGCTGTCGCGGCCAGCCAGTACGATATTTTCGCCCGTACCAGCCCGGAGCATAAGTTGCGCCTGGTGAAAGCGTTGCAGGAAAACGGTGAAGTGGTCGGCATGACCGGCGACGGCGTAAATGACGCGCCCGCGCTGAAACAGGCTGACGTCGGCATCGCGATGGGTATCAAAGGCACCGAAGTCACCAAAGAAGCCGCCGACATGGTACTGACGGATGACAACTTCGCGACCATCGCCAGCGCGGTGAAAGAAGGCCGTCGTGTTTACGACAACCTGAAGAAAACCATTCTGTTTATTCTGCCGACCAACCTCGCACAGGGGCTGTTGATTATCCTGGCGATTCTGGCGGGTGCGGTGATCCCGCTGACGCCGGTGCAAATCTTGTGGATGAACATGGCGACGTCGACCACGCTGTCATTCGGTCTGGCCTTCGAGCCTGCGGAGAAAGGCATGATGCGCCGCCGTCCGCGTGAGCCGGGTCAGCATGTGTTAGACCTGCACGCCGTCTGGCGTATCGCATTCGTCGGTATTCTGATTGCCTGCAGCGCCTTCATTCTTGAAGCCTGGATGCAACCGCTCGGCTACAGCAGCGATTTGATTCGTACCGTCTTGCTGCAAACGCTGGTCACCGCGCAGTGGGTTTACATGTTTAACTGCCGCGTGATGGACCGTTTCCCGCTGAGCCGCGAAGTGTTCGTCAACAAAGGCCTGTGGATTGTTTCCGGCGTGCTGTTAGTGCTGCAACTGGCGCTGATTTATCTGCCGTTCATGAACCATTTGTTTGGCACCGTACCGCTGCCGCTGAAATTCTGGGGCATTACCCTGCTGGTCGGTGCGATGATCTTCGTGATTGTCGAAATCGAAAAATGGCTGGTTAACCGCTTCATTCGCAAGAAAATCTGA
- the rcsA gene encoding transcriptional regulator RcsA produces MSSLIVDQCFYTQLALHSLLQLNGQHQKDILSLKDIDALQATCNSLRPEIIFVNEDCFVTDAQSGHALREVINAHPGTLFFIFISKENLNYQNYVPIRKNIIIISKSIRTTTIYQLIAHNLQLSRSAEAEPEAESEQPLDLTPVSLSRTESSILKMWMSGLNTQNISQHLNIKQKTVASHKGNIKRKVKTQNKQAIYHVVKLTDILTSGMFVGRTQPIRLTGEPDEFSVPFG; encoded by the coding sequence ATGTCATCGCTCATTGTAGATCAGTGTTTTTACACGCAGCTGGCATTGCATTCACTCTTGCAACTTAACGGACAACATCAGAAAGATATTCTTTCGCTTAAGGACATCGACGCACTGCAAGCCACATGCAATTCCCTGAGGCCTGAAATCATCTTTGTCAACGAAGACTGCTTCGTCACCGACGCGCAGTCCGGTCATGCATTACGGGAAGTGATCAACGCACATCCCGGCACGCTGTTCTTTATTTTCATTTCCAAAGAAAATCTGAATTATCAGAACTATGTGCCGATCCGGAAAAACATCATCATTATTTCGAAATCGATCCGCACAACCACCATCTACCAGCTGATTGCACATAATCTGCAACTGTCACGTTCCGCAGAAGCCGAACCTGAAGCAGAATCTGAACAGCCGCTGGATCTCACGCCGGTCAGCCTGAGCCGCACTGAGTCGAGCATTCTGAAAATGTGGATGTCGGGCCTGAACACGCAAAACATTTCCCAGCATCTGAACATCAAGCAGAAAACGGTGGCATCGCACAAAGGCAATATTAAACGCAAAGTCAAAACTCAGAATAAACAGGCTATTTATCATGTTGTTAAGCTCACGGATATTTTGACCAGCGGGATGTTTGTCGGCAGAACCCAACCTATCCGGCTCACCGGTGAGCCGGATGAATTCTCCGTTCCGTTCGGCTGA
- the ettA gene encoding energy-dependent translational throttle protein EttA, whose translation MAQYVYSMHRLGKVVPPKRHILKNISLSFFPGAKIGVLGLNGSGKSTLLRIMAGIDTDIEGEARPQPDLKIGYLPQEPQLNMEHTVRESVEEAVSEVVGALKRLDEVYALYADPDANFDKLAAEQGKLEEIIQAHDGHNLNSQLERAADALRLPDWDAKVANLSGGERRRVALCRLLLEKPDMLLLDEPTNHLDAESVAWLERFLHEFEGTVVAITHDRYFLDNVAGWILELDRGEGIPWEGNYSTWLEQKDERLAQEASSEAARRKSIEKELEWVRQGAKGRQSKGKARLARFEELNNTEYQKRNETNELFIPPGPRLGDKVVEVKNLSKSYGDRVLIDDLSFSVPKGAIVGIIGPNGAGKSTLFRMMSGQEEANGGTIELGDTVKLASVDQFRDSMDNSKTVWEEVSGGQDIMRIGTTEMPSRAYVGRFNFKGVDQGKRVGELSGGERGRLHLAKLLQVGGNMLLLDEPTNDLDIETLRALENALLEFPGCAMVISHDRWFLDRIATHILDYQDEGKVEFFEGNFTEYEEYKKRTLGAEALEPKRIKYKKMIK comes from the coding sequence GTGGCTCAATACGTATATTCCATGCACCGCCTCGGCAAAGTTGTTCCGCCGAAGCGTCATATTCTTAAGAACATCTCCCTGAGTTTCTTCCCTGGTGCCAAAATTGGTGTTCTGGGTCTGAACGGTTCAGGTAAATCTACCCTTCTGCGCATCATGGCCGGTATCGATACCGATATCGAAGGTGAAGCACGCCCGCAGCCTGATCTGAAAATCGGTTATCTGCCGCAGGAACCGCAACTGAACATGGAACACACCGTGCGTGAATCCGTGGAAGAAGCCGTTTCTGAAGTGGTTGGCGCACTCAAACGCCTTGATGAAGTTTATGCGCTGTACGCCGATCCGGACGCGAATTTCGACAAGCTGGCCGCTGAACAGGGCAAGCTGGAAGAAATTATTCAGGCTCACGACGGCCATAACCTGAACAGCCAGCTGGAACGTGCCGCCGATGCGCTGCGCCTGCCAGACTGGGATGCGAAAGTGGCTAATCTGTCCGGGGGTGAACGTCGCCGCGTGGCGCTGTGCCGCCTGCTGCTCGAAAAACCTGACATGCTGCTGCTCGACGAACCGACTAACCACCTGGATGCGGAATCCGTGGCATGGCTGGAACGCTTCCTGCACGAATTCGAAGGGACCGTTGTGGCGATTACCCATGACCGTTACTTCCTCGATAACGTGGCCGGTTGGATCCTTGAGCTTGACCGCGGCGAAGGGATTCCGTGGGAAGGTAACTATTCCACCTGGCTGGAACAAAAAGATGAACGTCTGGCACAGGAAGCGTCTTCCGAAGCGGCCCGTCGTAAATCTATTGAGAAAGAGCTGGAATGGGTTCGTCAGGGCGCGAAAGGCCGTCAGTCTAAAGGCAAGGCCCGTCTGGCCCGCTTTGAAGAACTGAACAACACCGAATACCAGAAACGTAACGAAACCAACGAACTGTTCATTCCACCGGGTCCACGCCTGGGCGATAAAGTCGTTGAAGTGAAGAACCTGAGCAAGTCTTACGGTGATCGCGTTCTGATCGACGACTTGTCCTTCTCTGTACCGAAAGGCGCTATCGTCGGGATTATCGGCCCGAACGGTGCCGGTAAATCCACGCTGTTCCGCATGATGTCCGGTCAGGAAGAAGCGAACGGCGGCACGATTGAGCTGGGCGATACCGTAAAACTGGCGTCCGTTGATCAGTTCCGTGACTCAATGGACAACAGCAAAACCGTGTGGGAAGAAGTGTCCGGTGGTCAGGACATCATGCGTATCGGCACAACCGAAATGCCAAGCCGCGCGTACGTGGGCCGTTTCAACTTCAAAGGGGTTGATCAGGGCAAACGCGTCGGTGAGTTGTCCGGTGGTGAGCGCGGTCGTCTGCATCTGGCAAAACTGCTGCAGGTTGGCGGTAACATGCTGCTGCTCGATGAACCGACCAACGACCTCGACATCGAAACCCTGCGCGCACTGGAAAACGCCTTGCTGGAATTCCCGGGCTGCGCCATGGTCATTTCCCATGACCGCTGGTTCCTCGACCGTATCGCGACTCACATCCTCGATTATCAGGATGAAGGTAAAGTTGAATTCTTCGAAGGTAACTTCACCGAATACGAAGAATACAAAAAACGGACTTTAGGTGCCGAAGCGTTAGAGCCGAAGCGCATCAAGTACAAGAAGATGATCAAGTAA
- a CDS encoding LysR family transcriptional regulator, with product MFKQLQDMALFALVAECGSFTQAASRAGLPKSSVSQRISQLEKSIGLRLLNRTTRQLNLTFAGERYLIHCQEMMQASERAELAIRRLRDNPSGRLRITSPAGLGATLLARVNVEFQKRYPDVSLEVSVSDALVDLVQEGFDIALRTGKPQDSSLIGRELGHSPRYLLASPDYLAQHPLIESPQQLASHHCIAHRAWSEWVLHRGETYHRWLLPSAHTTDNLLYARECALAGAGITLLPAFLCHDEVAAGTLVRVLPEWEAEGNDLYLVYPGRKLNSPALACFIDFMLEEYGFAKSYSEALAGA from the coding sequence GTGTTTAAACAATTACAGGATATGGCGCTGTTTGCGCTGGTGGCGGAATGCGGCAGTTTTACTCAGGCGGCCAGCCGCGCCGGTTTGCCGAAATCCAGCGTCAGCCAGCGGATAAGCCAGCTGGAGAAATCCATTGGCCTGCGGTTACTGAACCGCACCACGCGCCAGCTCAATCTGACGTTTGCCGGTGAACGCTATCTGATCCACTGTCAGGAAATGATGCAGGCCAGCGAGCGGGCGGAACTGGCGATCCGCCGCTTGCGTGATAACCCGAGCGGACGTTTGCGCATCACCAGCCCGGCGGGGCTGGGTGCCACGTTACTGGCGCGGGTAAATGTCGAATTTCAAAAACGTTACCCGGACGTTTCGCTGGAAGTTTCAGTGTCTGACGCACTGGTGGATCTGGTGCAGGAAGGATTTGATATCGCGCTGCGCACCGGCAAGCCGCAGGACTCCTCGCTGATTGGTCGCGAACTCGGCCACAGCCCGCGCTATCTTCTGGCTTCACCTGATTATCTGGCGCAGCATCCGCTGATCGAATCGCCTCAGCAGCTGGCCTCGCATCACTGTATTGCGCACCGCGCCTGGTCGGAATGGGTGTTGCATCGCGGCGAAACGTATCATCGCTGGCTGCTGCCTTCGGCGCATACCACCGACAATCTGCTGTATGCGCGGGAATGCGCGCTGGCGGGCGCTGGCATCACGCTGCTGCCGGCGTTTTTGTGCCATGACGAAGTAGCCGCCGGCACGCTGGTGCGGGTGTTGCCGGAGTGGGAAGCGGAAGGCAACGATCTGTATCTGGTGTATCCGGGGCGGAAACTGAATTCTCCGGCGCTGGCCTGTTTTATTGATTTTATGCTGGAAGAATACGGGTTTGCGAAGAGTTACAGCGAGGCGCTGGCGGGGGCATAA
- a CDS encoding zinc-binding alcohol dehydrogenase family protein: MSVKAIAVNPQEPSRFIAIELPQPVPGENDLLVEVKAVSINPVDTKVHKGVQKSGLDTPKILGWDASGIVKAVGSAVKNFKAGDEVWYAGDITRSGSNASEQLIDSRIVSLKPKSLNWAQAAAMPLTALTAWEALFEHLKIQDASGDKTLLIIGGAGGVGSLAIPFASLQSKVKVIATASRPESAQWCLDRGADLTVSYKDLKGELAKYDIKQVDFILCLNDTDGHWDAITDLIAPMGHICTIVENEHPLDMNKLKLKSAALHWELMYTRSMFNTPDIAQQGEILKQVAARVDEGKVTTTLSETLHGLTVESIEAAHAKVLDGHMQGKVVVAF, from the coding sequence ATGTCTGTTAAAGCGATTGCCGTAAATCCACAAGAACCATCCCGTTTTATCGCCATCGAACTGCCACAACCGGTGCCGGGCGAAAATGACCTGCTGGTGGAAGTGAAAGCCGTTTCGATTAACCCGGTCGACACCAAAGTGCATAAAGGCGTGCAGAAAAGCGGCCTTGATACCCCAAAAATTCTGGGCTGGGATGCCAGCGGCATTGTGAAAGCCGTGGGCAGCGCGGTGAAAAACTTCAAAGCGGGCGACGAGGTCTGGTACGCCGGTGACATCACCCGCTCCGGCAGCAATGCTTCAGAGCAACTGATCGACTCACGCATCGTCTCTCTCAAACCGAAATCCCTGAACTGGGCGCAGGCCGCCGCCATGCCGCTGACTGCCCTGACCGCATGGGAAGCGCTGTTCGAACACCTTAAAATTCAGGATGCCTCGGGCGATAAAACGCTGCTGATTATCGGCGGTGCGGGTGGCGTCGGTTCGCTGGCGATCCCGTTTGCTTCGCTGCAAAGCAAAGTGAAAGTCATTGCGACCGCTTCGCGTCCGGAATCTGCGCAGTGGTGTCTGGATCGCGGTGCCGATCTGACCGTGAGCTACAAAGATCTGAAAGGTGAGCTGGCGAAATACGACATCAAACAGGTGGATTTTATACTGTGCCTGAATGACACCGACGGTCACTGGGACGCGATTACCGATCTGATTGCGCCAATGGGCCACATCTGTACCATCGTTGAGAACGAACATCCGCTGGATATGAACAAGCTGAAGCTGAAAAGCGCCGCGCTGCACTGGGAACTGATGTATACCCGCAGCATGTTCAATACGCCAGATATCGCGCAGCAGGGCGAGATCCTGAAACAAGTCGCCGCGCGGGTGGATGAAGGTAAAGTCACCACCACGCTGAGCGAAACCCTGCACGGTCTGACCGTGGAAAGCATCGAGGCGGCTCACGCGAAAGTGCTCGATGGTCACATGCAGGGCAAAGTCGTCGTCGCTTTCTGA
- a CDS encoding DUF2950 domain-containing protein, translating to MKTLRNIVICTSLLALPLTGFAQQAFSHPELAAQALVNATQAHDDKALGKILGNDWQVYLPQKNVDPDEVARFLRDWNVSHKIVEQGDIAHLNVGEENWQLPIPMKRTAQGWEFDMVAGVAEIETRTIGRNELSAIQAVSAYADAQHEYQLGSGQFAQKIISTDGQHDGLYWPVKEGDAPSPLGPVFGQDQPGTDYHGYYYRILTAQGGNASGGAHSYIENGKMTQGFALIAWPVSYGHTGITSFMINQQGDVYQQDLGTDTDTLARALTAFDPDAKWQKVDDGD from the coding sequence ATGAAGACATTACGTAATATTGTGATTTGCACCAGCCTGCTTGCCCTGCCTCTGACGGGATTTGCGCAGCAGGCGTTTTCCCATCCGGAGCTGGCGGCGCAGGCGCTGGTAAACGCAACGCAGGCGCATGACGATAAGGCGCTGGGGAAAATTCTCGGCAACGACTGGCAAGTCTATTTACCGCAAAAAAACGTGGATCCTGATGAGGTCGCGCGTTTTCTGCGTGACTGGAATGTCAGCCACAAAATTGTCGAGCAGGGTGATATTGCGCATCTGAACGTCGGGGAAGAAAACTGGCAACTGCCGATCCCGATGAAACGCACGGCGCAGGGCTGGGAATTCGATATGGTGGCGGGTGTGGCGGAAATTGAAACCCGCACCATTGGCCGCAATGAGCTTTCAGCGATTCAGGCGGTTTCTGCTTACGCCGACGCGCAGCATGAATATCAGCTCGGCTCAGGGCAGTTTGCGCAGAAGATTATCAGCACTGACGGGCAGCACGACGGATTGTACTGGCCGGTTAAAGAGGGTGACGCACCAAGTCCGCTCGGGCCTGTTTTCGGTCAGGATCAGCCCGGCACCGATTATCACGGCTACTACTACCGAATTCTGACCGCGCAGGGCGGAAATGCCAGCGGCGGGGCGCACAGTTACATCGAAAACGGGAAAATGACTCAGGGATTTGCGCTCATCGCGTGGCCGGTCTCTTATGGTCATACCGGTATCACCAGTTTTATGATCAACCAGCAGGGCGATGTGTATCAGCAGGATTTAGGAACCGATACCGATACTTTAGCACGGGCGCTGACGGCGTTTGATCCGGATGCGAAATGGCAAAAGGTTGATGACGGCGACTAG